The Actinocatenispora sera genome has a window encoding:
- a CDS encoding PucR family transcriptional regulator: MTDHNLGATQPPLRIGGRCVAALLREQIPVLTRQVLARLVIELPVYAQLPTEEVGGDIADIVGHNLRTFADVLQRRQPVTDEQLAAQRDSAAQRAEEGVPLDAILSAYQIGVAMAWSELTAGAGPADLPDVLATAGQVLAFERRVLSAVSAAYLEVRQILGSEEHGGRHALLTALVAGEALDKFAHHNGPRPAPRYVVLHLTLAPHPDEVGGGAVAGVAARRKVRRVRAVLDRFAGEPTLTALDSSGGTALVPAGVPPPWPTLTDLVGRAADAAGCAITAAAAVVPPPQVPAAVAQTAEIVALVRRTGRRPGLYRLADVLLDYQLSRPSDALPGLAELLAPLDHKPDLLHTLDTFLRHELNRRATAAALHVHPNTVDYRLRRITQLTGLSPTRPTDLPQLNAALVARGGGPKPPPEHPPSGCDEQATDPRPHRLPD, from the coding sequence GTGACGGATCACAACCTCGGCGCGACGCAGCCCCCGCTGAGGATCGGCGGCCGGTGCGTCGCGGCCCTGCTGCGCGAGCAGATCCCGGTGCTGACCCGGCAGGTACTGGCCCGCCTGGTCATCGAACTCCCGGTGTACGCGCAGCTGCCGACCGAGGAGGTCGGCGGCGACATCGCCGACATCGTCGGGCACAACCTGCGCACCTTCGCCGACGTGCTGCAGCGCCGGCAGCCGGTCACCGACGAGCAGCTGGCCGCGCAGCGCGACTCGGCGGCGCAGCGCGCGGAGGAGGGCGTACCGCTGGACGCGATCCTGTCCGCCTACCAGATCGGCGTGGCGATGGCGTGGTCCGAACTCACCGCCGGCGCCGGGCCGGCCGACCTGCCGGACGTGCTCGCCACCGCCGGCCAGGTGCTGGCGTTCGAGCGTCGGGTGCTGTCCGCGGTCAGCGCCGCCTACCTGGAGGTACGGCAGATCCTGGGCAGCGAGGAGCACGGCGGCCGGCACGCGCTGCTGACCGCGCTGGTGGCCGGCGAGGCGCTGGACAAGTTCGCGCACCACAACGGGCCGCGCCCGGCACCCCGGTACGTGGTGCTGCACCTGACGCTCGCGCCGCACCCGGACGAGGTCGGCGGCGGCGCGGTCGCCGGCGTCGCCGCTCGCCGCAAGGTCCGCCGGGTACGGGCGGTGCTGGACCGGTTCGCCGGTGAGCCGACGCTGACCGCCCTGGACTCGTCCGGCGGCACCGCCCTGGTACCGGCCGGGGTACCGCCGCCGTGGCCCACGCTGACCGACCTGGTCGGCCGGGCAGCGGACGCCGCCGGCTGCGCGATCACCGCAGCGGCCGCCGTGGTACCGCCGCCACAGGTACCGGCGGCGGTCGCGCAGACCGCGGAGATCGTCGCGCTGGTGCGCCGCACCGGCCGCCGCCCCGGCCTGTACCGGCTGGCCGACGTGTTGCTGGACTACCAGTTGAGCCGGCCGTCGGACGCGCTGCCGGGCCTCGCCGAGCTGCTCGCGCCGCTGGACCACAAGCCGGACCTGCTGCACACGCTGGACACGTTCCTGCGGCACGAGCTGAACCGGCGGGCCACGGCGGCCGCGCTGCACGTGCACCCGAACACGGTCGACTACCGGCTGCGCCGGATCACCCAGCTGACCGGCCTGTCGCCGACCCGGCCAACCGATCTGCCGCAGCTCAACGCGGCGCTGGTGGCGCGCGGCGGTGGCCCGAAGCCTCCACCGGAGCACCCGCCCTCCGGCTGCGACGAGCAGGCCACCGACCCGCGTCCGCACCGGCTTCCGGACTGA
- a CDS encoding GTP-binding protein codes for MGPQSVKVIVAGGFGTGKTTLVGAVSEISPLTTEEVLTQIGEGVDDTAGIESKTTTTVALDFGRRTIADDLVLYLFGTPGQDRFWFMWDELSRGATGAMILVDPRRLDTSFPAIDYFEARDLPFVVAVNLFHGRRRHTLAEVREALQLEDSSVPLIEFDARDAASCRSALVTLVEHAMARLPAVTVG; via the coding sequence GTGGGTCCGCAGTCGGTCAAGGTGATCGTGGCTGGTGGCTTCGGTACCGGGAAGACGACGTTGGTCGGCGCGGTGTCCGAGATCTCGCCGCTGACCACCGAGGAGGTACTGACGCAGATCGGCGAGGGTGTCGACGACACGGCCGGGATCGAGTCGAAGACCACCACCACGGTGGCGCTGGACTTCGGTCGCCGCACCATCGCCGACGACCTCGTGCTCTACCTGTTCGGTACCCCGGGGCAGGACCGGTTCTGGTTCATGTGGGACGAGCTGTCCCGCGGTGCCACCGGCGCGATGATCCTGGTCGACCCGCGGCGGCTGGACACGAGCTTCCCGGCCATCGACTACTTCGAGGCGCGGGACCTGCCGTTCGTGGTGGCGGTCAACCTGTTCCACGGGCGGCGCCGGCACACCCTGGCCGAGGTGCGGGAGGCGTTGCAGCTCGAGGACTCCTCGGTACCGCTGATCGAGTTCGACGCCCGCGACGCCGCGTCGTGCCGGTCGGCCCTCGTCACGCTGGTCGAACACGCGATGGCGCGCCTCCCCGCGGTCACCGTCGGCTGA
- a CDS encoding DUF742 domain-containing protein: MENADEQWVDESAAPLFDNYSRIGGRARARHTLSLDTQVRAAGTFDRTALQVEHAQILELLANRWLSVAEIAAHLHTTMNVIRVHLSDLLEERLVAIGAPANRRTRPSREDLQKVINHLRAM, from the coding sequence ATGGAAAACGCCGACGAGCAGTGGGTGGACGAGTCCGCCGCACCGCTGTTCGACAACTACTCGCGGATCGGTGGTCGGGCCCGGGCCCGGCACACCCTGAGCCTCGACACCCAGGTACGCGCGGCCGGCACGTTCGACCGGACCGCGCTGCAGGTCGAGCATGCGCAGATCCTCGAGCTGCTGGCGAACCGCTGGCTGTCGGTCGCCGAGATCGCCGCGCACCTGCACACCACGATGAACGTGATCCGGGTGCACCTGAGCGACCTGCTGGAGGAGCGGCTGGTGGCGATCGGCGCGCCGGCCAACCGCCGCACCCGGCCGAGCCGGGAAGACCTGCAGAAGGTCATCAATCACCTCCGAGCGATGTGA
- a CDS encoding roadblock/LC7 domain-containing protein, with product MADVMNPHLVHLLDRLVEDVEGVCAAVVSTDGLIIQRSSGLSKNAGDQLAAQCSGLASLSRAITQSEYVDGGPVQQTMIEMQDRILFIISAGQNACLVLLTPAEDVNLGNVAFSMTRIVAQVGRHLSAEQRVVTGYAPSS from the coding sequence ATGGCTGACGTCATGAATCCGCACCTGGTGCACCTGCTGGATCGGCTCGTCGAGGACGTCGAGGGGGTCTGCGCCGCGGTGGTGTCGACCGACGGCCTGATCATCCAGCGGTCCAGCGGCCTGTCCAAGAACGCCGGCGACCAGCTCGCCGCGCAGTGCTCCGGGCTGGCCAGCCTGTCCCGCGCGATCACCCAGTCCGAGTACGTCGACGGCGGGCCGGTGCAGCAGACGATGATCGAGATGCAGGACCGGATCCTGTTCATCATCTCCGCCGGGCAGAACGCCTGCCTGGTGCTGCTCACCCCGGCCGAGGACGTCAACCTCGGCAACGTGGCGTTCTCCATGACCCGGATCGTGGCCCAGGTCGGTCGGCACCTGAGCGCCGAGCAGCGGGTCGTGACCGGCTACGCACCGAGCTCGTGA
- a CDS encoding sensor histidine kinase, with protein MITWAIVAGYFVFTGVYTRQVAKSVQEVSVPALAGLSSLQKERSLSMAQLAEPGSTQALRAQRQQTDANVEKMQKTAAEVMGLAPASIKSKLAALNSDLDKLSGIRRRIDDRTVTAKEAFSSYNTMLDAANALFNAQARIVTETDTIQGAIAATELFHVADLQSRAGSIVTGAFAAHRLTADDLQRFHTLVGAYHDELQDATPLRPAVRQQFDDLVHGSAWADVTAAEQQLVRHGTWSGTVPNGLGIDAGQWQRSSTKISDALLSMTTTQATQVSAEYLTVGNNKLLFAIVGSLLALLVVIAVWLAIRRSRRLVDGAMKAGLDAIAAESKAIAATLPEALNRIGRGEQADMTSLLPADAGGTADDHAVGAVELGAIQQAVRETSRTAIEAATGEALARKNSRQNLVLAARRSQRWLATLAVGLRELENAEQDDPDKLEKVYALQHKITTLRGDNDNLIILGGGDLGRSRRTAEWIDDVLGAAKAQCEQFQRVRIEAGPKVKVSASAVLPISHLLAQLLNNAVSFSHPPTQVLMTSSTVASGLVVEIEDRGIGMSTEERERANALIREAPELVSAENVQKLGLLVVAAVAQRFNIRVELKDSAYGGIKAIVLIRNDLLDRAGSEHTGELGAGRRRRPEPPAGPMPSRAEPTPIPVRAEPGPMPSRAGAGPMPWAEDGSRREPAWGGAPAGPQPVARPTPPSPRPEPAPRPAPVPQPEPALRADPAGSDLPPRHGPAPRTERAELSDNTIQFPAIDPLAGDDTGRTFGPTPTPTPTPTPTPTPTPTRRPGPGAVEPERPDPGGSGADDAETRLPRRVSTVPSRAGADRGAYGPSGVEESAPPRPRPYPSAPPRERHDEPEVPVLNEAAPAAAPSGQSTTAGLPVRVRQASLAPGLRRPRAESAEPAQAAPTHTADQARLRFAAFQQGMRAGREANQKSADTVSENGNSDG; from the coding sequence GTGATCACGTGGGCGATCGTGGCTGGCTACTTCGTCTTCACCGGTGTCTACACCCGGCAGGTCGCCAAGAGCGTGCAGGAGGTCTCGGTCCCCGCCCTGGCCGGCCTGTCCTCGCTGCAGAAGGAACGCTCGCTGAGCATGGCGCAGCTGGCCGAGCCGGGCAGCACCCAGGCGTTGCGGGCCCAGCGGCAGCAGACCGACGCCAACGTCGAGAAGATGCAGAAGACGGCGGCCGAGGTGATGGGCCTCGCGCCGGCCAGCATCAAGTCGAAGCTGGCCGCGCTGAACAGCGACCTGGACAAGCTGTCGGGCATCCGCCGCCGGATCGACGACCGGACGGTGACCGCCAAGGAGGCGTTCAGCTCGTACAACACGATGCTCGACGCCGCCAACGCGCTGTTCAACGCGCAGGCGCGGATCGTCACCGAGACCGACACCATCCAGGGCGCCATCGCCGCGACCGAGCTGTTCCACGTCGCCGACCTGCAGTCGCGCGCCGGATCGATCGTCACCGGCGCGTTCGCCGCGCACCGGCTCACCGCCGACGACCTGCAGCGGTTCCACACCCTGGTCGGCGCCTACCACGACGAGCTGCAGGACGCCACACCGCTGCGCCCGGCCGTACGGCAGCAGTTCGACGACCTGGTGCACGGGTCGGCCTGGGCCGACGTCACCGCCGCCGAGCAGCAGCTGGTGCGGCACGGCACCTGGTCCGGCACCGTACCGAACGGGCTGGGCATCGACGCCGGCCAGTGGCAGCGGTCCTCGACCAAGATCTCCGACGCGCTGCTGTCGATGACCACCACGCAGGCCACGCAGGTGTCCGCCGAGTACCTCACCGTCGGCAACAACAAGCTGCTGTTCGCCATCGTCGGCAGCCTGCTCGCCCTGCTGGTCGTCATCGCCGTGTGGCTCGCGATCCGCCGGTCCCGGCGGCTGGTCGACGGTGCGATGAAGGCCGGCCTGGACGCGATCGCGGCGGAGTCGAAGGCGATCGCGGCCACGCTGCCCGAGGCGTTGAACCGGATCGGACGCGGCGAGCAGGCCGACATGACCTCGCTGTTGCCCGCGGACGCCGGAGGGACGGCCGATGACCACGCGGTCGGTGCGGTCGAACTCGGCGCGATCCAGCAGGCGGTACGCGAGACCAGCCGCACCGCGATCGAGGCGGCCACCGGCGAGGCCCTCGCCCGCAAGAACAGCCGGCAGAACCTGGTACTCGCGGCCCGCCGGTCGCAACGCTGGTTGGCCACCCTCGCGGTCGGGCTGCGCGAGCTGGAGAACGCCGAGCAGGACGACCCGGACAAGCTGGAGAAGGTCTACGCGCTGCAGCACAAGATCACCACGCTGCGCGGCGACAACGACAACCTGATCATCCTCGGCGGCGGCGACCTCGGCCGGTCCCGGCGTACCGCGGAGTGGATCGACGACGTGCTCGGCGCGGCCAAGGCGCAGTGCGAGCAGTTCCAGCGGGTGCGGATCGAGGCGGGCCCGAAGGTGAAGGTCAGCGCCAGCGCGGTGCTGCCGATCAGCCACCTGCTCGCCCAGTTGCTGAACAACGCGGTCTCCTTCTCACACCCGCCGACGCAGGTACTGATGACCTCCTCGACGGTGGCGTCCGGGCTCGTCGTGGAGATCGAGGACCGCGGTATCGGGATGTCCACCGAGGAACGCGAACGCGCGAACGCGCTGATCCGCGAGGCACCGGAACTCGTCTCCGCGGAGAACGTCCAGAAGCTCGGCCTCCTGGTGGTCGCCGCCGTCGCGCAGCGGTTCAACATCCGGGTCGAGCTGAAGGACTCCGCCTACGGCGGCATCAAGGCGATCGTGCTGATCCGCAACGACCTGCTGGACCGCGCCGGCTCGGAGCACACCGGTGAGCTCGGCGCCGGCCGCCGGCGCCGGCCCGAACCGCCGGCCGGGCCGATGCCGTCGCGCGCCGAGCCGACGCCGATCCCGGTACGCGCCGAGCCGGGTCCGATGCCGTCGCGCGCCGGGGCGGGGCCGATGCCCTGGGCCGAGGACGGTTCGCGGCGCGAACCGGCGTGGGGCGGGGCTCCCGCCGGACCGCAGCCGGTCGCCCGACCCACGCCACCGTCGCCCCGACCCGAACCCGCGCCGCGCCCGGCGCCGGTCCCGCAGCCGGAGCCCGCGCTGCGCGCCGACCCGGCCGGGTCCGATCTGCCGCCGCGGCACGGGCCGGCGCCGCGGACGGAGCGGGCCGAGCTGTCCGACAACACGATCCAGTTCCCGGCGATCGACCCGCTCGCCGGCGACGACACGGGCCGTACGTTCGGCCCGACGCCGACGCCGACGCCGACGCCGACGCCGACGCCGACGCCGACGCCGACGCGGCGCCCGGGGCCGGGCGCCGTAGAGCCCGAGCGCCCGGACCCGGGTGGCTCCGGCGCGGACGACGCCGAGACGAGGCTGCCACGACGGGTCTCGACCGTCCCGAGTCGAGCCGGTGCCGACCGCGGTGCGTACGGGCCGAGCGGCGTCGAGGAGAGCGCGCCGCCACGGCCCCGCCCGTACCCGAGCGCGCCGCCCCGCGAGCGGCACGACGAGCCGGAGGTACCGGTGCTCAACGAGGCCGCGCCGGCAGCCGCACCGAGCGGCCAGTCGACCACCGCGGGCCTGCCCGTCCGGGTCCGCCAGGCCAGCCTCGCGCCGGGGCTGCGCCGGCCCCGGGCCGAGTCGGCCGAACCGGCCCAGGCCGCACCGACACACACCGCGGACCAGGCCAGGCTCCGGTTCGCCGCGTTCCAGCAGGGCATGAGGGCGGGACGCGAGGCCAACCAGAAGTCCGCAGACACGGTCTCAGAGAACGGGAACAGCGATGGCTGA
- a CDS encoding MFS transporter, whose protein sequence is MTRPVTLWRIAPAVFLPTLLFETGQGAITPIVALNARELGGSFGVAALVLALLGLGQIAGDVPAGILAARLGDRKAMLVASGVAVVTLTGCLLARDVLVLIPCVAATGMTNSVFNLARQSYLTEAIPARLRARALSTLGGTARIGAFFGPFVGAAVLHGGAPARDAYWVGLVATVAAGLVVLLVRDVSGATPERRAAPTTTRAVLASHRQVFATLGMAVLMVSAVRATRQTVLPLWADHIGLDASTTSLVFGIAGAVDMLLFYPSGRVMDRFGRLPVAVPSMLILGLSEAALPLTHGVLALTLVAMAMGFGNGIGSGILMTLGADVAPPGARSQFLGIWRLCADSGNAGGPLVVSAVAALGSLAGGIVTMGAVGLAAAAALIHWVPRYSPWAHPGTMARYAASRTAETEPAGPDGSRCSPR, encoded by the coding sequence ATGACCAGACCCGTGACGCTGTGGCGCATCGCGCCCGCGGTGTTCCTGCCCACACTGCTGTTCGAGACCGGGCAGGGCGCGATCACCCCCATCGTGGCGCTCAACGCCCGCGAGCTCGGCGGCTCGTTCGGCGTCGCCGCCCTGGTACTGGCACTGCTCGGGCTCGGCCAGATCGCCGGCGACGTACCGGCCGGGATCCTCGCCGCCCGGCTCGGCGACCGGAAGGCGATGCTGGTCGCGTCGGGGGTCGCGGTCGTCACGCTGACCGGCTGCCTGCTCGCCCGCGACGTGCTCGTCCTGATCCCCTGCGTCGCCGCAACCGGCATGACCAACTCGGTGTTCAACCTGGCCCGGCAGTCGTACCTGACCGAGGCGATCCCGGCCCGGCTGCGCGCCCGGGCGCTGTCCACCCTCGGCGGTACGGCCCGGATCGGTGCGTTCTTCGGCCCGTTCGTCGGCGCCGCGGTGCTGCACGGCGGCGCGCCGGCGCGGGACGCGTACTGGGTCGGGTTGGTGGCGACGGTGGCCGCCGGGCTGGTGGTGCTGCTGGTGCGCGATGTGTCCGGCGCGACACCCGAGCGGAGGGCTGCGCCGACCACGACCCGAGCAGTACTGGCCTCGCACCGTCAGGTGTTCGCCACGCTGGGCATGGCGGTACTGATGGTCAGTGCGGTACGGGCGACCCGGCAGACGGTGCTTCCGCTGTGGGCCGACCACATCGGGCTCGACGCCTCGACCACCAGCCTGGTGTTCGGCATCGCCGGCGCGGTCGACATGCTGCTGTTCTATCCGTCCGGCCGGGTGATGGACCGGTTCGGCCGGCTGCCGGTCGCGGTGCCGTCGATGCTGATCCTGGGGTTGAGCGAGGCCGCGCTGCCGCTGACGCACGGCGTGCTGGCGTTGACCCTGGTGGCGATGGCGATGGGGTTCGGCAACGGGATCGGCAGCGGCATCCTGATGACGCTCGGTGCCGACGTGGCGCCGCCGGGGGCGCGCTCCCAGTTCCTCGGGATCTGGCGGTTGTGCGCGGACTCCGGCAACGCGGGCGGGCCGCTGGTGGTGTCCGCGGTCGCCGCGCTGGGCAGCCTCGCCGGCGGCATCGTGACGATGGGCGCGGTCGGGCTGGCCGCCGCGGCGGCGTTGATCCACTGGGTACCCCGCTACTCGCCGTGGGCCCATCCCGGCACCATGGCCCGGTACGCGGCGAGCCGGACGGCCGAGACGGAGCCCGCCGGTCCCGACGGCTCCCGCTGCTCGCCCCGCTGA
- a CDS encoding TetR/AcrR family transcriptional regulator: MPPPNAARRRVLATAATELVVAQGLHGLTHRSVDRQAGVPTGTTSNYFPSRDALLVAVAEQLVERHHEDMHSQTEQSRAGRRRRGTLAEAVDLIAGSLFHAATAERDRYLALFELQGELRRRPELADTLGALVARAARDTAAYHREYELPIPPAAVPTLQALYGGALLALLSVPPDRVTRDAAGAYAAAMIHGVRA; this comes from the coding sequence GTGCCACCACCCAACGCCGCCCGCCGCCGCGTGCTGGCGACCGCGGCGACCGAACTCGTCGTCGCGCAGGGGTTGCACGGACTCACCCACCGCTCGGTCGACCGGCAGGCCGGCGTGCCAACCGGTACCACCTCCAACTACTTCCCCAGCCGGGACGCGCTGCTCGTCGCCGTCGCCGAGCAACTGGTCGAGCGCCACCATGAGGACATGCACAGCCAGACCGAGCAGTCCCGCGCCGGCCGGCGGCGGCGCGGCACGCTCGCCGAGGCGGTCGACCTGATCGCCGGCTCGCTGTTCCACGCGGCCACCGCCGAACGCGACCGCTACCTCGCGCTCTTCGAACTGCAGGGCGAGCTGCGCCGCCGGCCCGAACTCGCCGACACGCTCGGCGCGCTGGTGGCCCGGGCCGCCCGGGACACGGCTGCCTACCACCGGGAGTACGAGCTGCCGATCCCGCCGGCCGCGGTCCCCACCCTGCAGGCGCTGTACGGCGGGGCGCTGCTCGCGCTGTTGTCCGTGCCGCCGGACCGGGTCACCCGGGACGCGGCCGGCGCGTACGCGGCCGCGATGATCCACGGCGTCCGCGCCTGA
- a CDS encoding FAD-dependent oxidoreductase: MESIMDICVVGAGIGGLALAHGLLADGHRVRVLERAAGPTRSGAAVTIFSNGAAALAGLGVDLGTAVRGTSTPGRTAARGTSTPGRTAAPGTSTSSATEPGPSAPAGGAAPSGPATVGGAPLGAPIETLASVDAGGRRIMRADLTVLWRRTGQQVRTMPRAELIDRLTAGLPAGTIRYDAPVGSVRTDPDGAEVVSAAGTDRYDVVVGADGHRSAVRCSVLSPEPAAEVGWDTWQGLTEVLSSIAGGRTGLLAVGTAGLVGMMPAGQGRTQWWFDVRRGAGPEPAGTGTVGWLRRLFAGYAEPVPELLAGITDADIGRYPHVLHRVPDRWGSGPTTLVGDAAHAFPPSQAQGANQALEDAWLLRRALHGDRGDAASALRRYERLRVPHVRLVSRMAASERTNLPVPPPLALLARLAPPRAGGYAYLRLLRRFSSVLANERP, translated from the coding sequence ATGGAATCGATCATGGACATCTGCGTGGTGGGCGCCGGCATCGGCGGCCTCGCCCTGGCACACGGGCTGCTCGCCGACGGCCACCGGGTCCGGGTGCTGGAACGCGCCGCCGGCCCCACCCGCAGCGGGGCCGCGGTGACGATCTTCAGCAACGGCGCCGCCGCCCTCGCCGGCCTCGGCGTCGACCTCGGCACCGCGGTACGCGGCACGTCGACACCGGGCCGCACCGCCGCCCGCGGCACGTCGACACCGGGCCGCACCGCCGCGCCCGGCACATCGACGTCGAGTGCTACTGAGCCCGGCCCTTCGGCGCCGGCCGGGGGCGCTGCCCCGAGCGGACCGGCCACGGTCGGCGGTGCGCCGCTCGGGGCACCGATCGAGACGCTGGCGTCGGTCGACGCCGGCGGTCGGCGGATCATGCGGGCCGACCTCACCGTGCTCTGGCGGCGTACCGGCCAGCAGGTGCGGACGATGCCGCGGGCCGAGCTGATCGACCGCCTCACCGCCGGCCTGCCCGCCGGCACCATCCGGTACGACGCGCCGGTCGGGTCGGTGCGCACCGACCCGGACGGCGCCGAGGTGGTCTCCGCCGCCGGCACCGACCGGTACGACGTGGTGGTGGGCGCCGACGGGCACCGGTCCGCGGTGCGGTGCAGCGTGTTGTCGCCGGAGCCGGCCGCCGAGGTCGGCTGGGACACCTGGCAGGGGCTCACCGAGGTACTGTCGTCCATCGCCGGCGGTCGCACCGGCCTGCTGGCCGTCGGTACCGCCGGGCTGGTCGGGATGATGCCGGCCGGGCAGGGCCGTACCCAGTGGTGGTTCGACGTTCGCCGGGGCGCGGGGCCGGAGCCGGCCGGTACCGGCACCGTCGGCTGGCTGCGGCGGCTCTTCGCCGGGTACGCCGAGCCGGTGCCGGAGCTGCTCGCCGGCATCACCGATGCCGACATCGGGCGCTACCCGCACGTGCTGCACCGGGTACCGGACCGCTGGGGTTCCGGGCCGACGACGCTGGTCGGGGACGCGGCGCACGCGTTCCCGCCGTCCCAGGCGCAGGGCGCGAACCAGGCGCTCGAGGACGCCTGGCTGCTGCGCCGGGCGCTGCACGGGGACCGGGGCGATGCCGCGAGCGCGCTGCGCCGGTACGAGCGGCTGCGGGTGCCGCACGTGCGGCTGGTGTCCCGGATGGCGGCCTCCGAGCGGACCAACCTGCCGGTGCCGCCGCCGCTGGCGCTGCTCGCCCGGCTCGCCCCGCCGCGCGCCGGCGGGTACGCCTACCTGCGGCTGCTCCGCCGGTTCAGCAGCGTCCTGGCGAACGAGCGCCCCTGA
- a CDS encoding serine hydrolase domain-containing protein, with translation MAATGRAGHGGAAARLRGGGTAPGEVEVHAGGRTAVEPDSAPMAEDTQFRIASVTKPIGAALTLGLVHEGLLGLDDPVTEWLPELAGHRVLTAPDAPLTSTVPAVREITVRDLLTMRSGWGVIFEPTPLQREMARQQVSPGPLTPPMTGDEFVARIGALPAACQPGAGWLYDTSMDLLGVALERATGTSLARLVADRITGPLGLASTGFRATDPARLATAYLPGPDGLTVLDPPDGMFAAEPTFRELSSGLVSTAPDLLRCFTALADGGAPILPAASVEAMTTEAITPAQRDQGVPILGPGLSWGLGTGVEIAAAEPWQAPGAWGWTGGTGTTVRVDPSRELVGVLLTQRGMAGPQDGFDSFWSAVATA, from the coding sequence CTGGCGGCTACTGGACGAGCAGGTCACGGCGGGGCGGCTGCCCGGCTACGTGGCGGCGGTACGGCTCCGGGGGAGGTCGAGGTGCATGCCGGCGGCCGGACCGCGGTCGAACCGGACAGCGCGCCGATGGCCGAGGACACCCAGTTCCGCATCGCGTCGGTCACCAAACCGATCGGGGCCGCGCTCACCCTCGGGCTGGTACACGAGGGGCTGCTCGGGCTGGACGACCCGGTCACCGAGTGGCTGCCCGAGCTCGCCGGCCACCGGGTACTGACCGCGCCGGACGCGCCGCTGACCAGCACCGTCCCGGCGGTACGGGAGATCACCGTGCGGGACCTGCTCACCATGCGCAGTGGTTGGGGCGTGATCTTCGAGCCGACCCCGCTGCAGCGCGAGATGGCGCGCCAGCAGGTGTCTCCGGGCCCGCTGACGCCGCCGATGACCGGGGACGAGTTCGTGGCCCGGATCGGCGCGCTGCCGGCGGCGTGCCAGCCCGGCGCCGGCTGGCTGTACGACACCAGCATGGATCTGCTCGGCGTGGCGCTGGAGCGGGCCACCGGTACGTCCCTGGCCCGGCTGGTCGCCGACCGGATCACCGGACCGCTCGGGCTGGCCTCGACCGGGTTCCGGGCGACCGACCCGGCGCGGCTCGCCACCGCGTACCTGCCGGGGCCGGACGGGCTCACCGTCCTCGACCCGCCGGACGGCATGTTCGCGGCCGAGCCGACGTTCCGTGAGCTGAGCTCGGGACTGGTGTCGACCGCGCCGGACCTGCTGCGCTGCTTCACCGCGCTGGCCGACGGCGGCGCGCCGATCCTGCCCGCGGCATCGGTCGAGGCGATGACCACCGAGGCGATCACCCCGGCGCAACGCGACCAGGGCGTACCGATCCTCGGCCCCGGCCTGTCCTGGGGCCTGGGTACCGGCGTGGAGATCGCCGCCGCGGAGCCCTGGCAGGCGCCGGGCGCCTGGGGTTGGACCGGCGGTACCGGCACGACGGTCCGGGTCGACCCCAGCCGCGAGCTCGTCGGCGTGCTGCTCACCCAGCGCGGCATGGCCGGCCCGCAGGACGGCTTCGACTCGTTCTGGTCCGCGGTCGCCACCGCGTGA